A genomic window from Triticum urartu cultivar G1812 chromosome 7, Tu2.1, whole genome shotgun sequence includes:
- the LOC125525135 gene encoding benzyl alcohol O-benzoyltransferase-like, with the protein MANSSALEFTVRRKLAVLVPPAAPTPRELKRLSDIDDQDGLRYQVPIIHFFRQHDGRDDDPAPVLRGAIAAMLVHYYPFAGRLRELEGRKLAVDCTGEGVLFVEADADVRLDLFDAALGPPFPCLDELLFDVPGPSGILDCPLLLFQVTRLACGGFIMAVRIQHTMADGAGILQLMGAIAELARGAPAPTVQPVWGRELLQAPLLNDDVLLSSRFVHREYDDVMDMNGGIVPFEFMVHRSFFIGWREISAIRSHLPSALSREATNFEVITGCLWRCRTAALAPCADEEMRMICIVNIRFKSNTIIPVSYYGNAFASPVAISTAGNLLANPLSYAVELVMKAKREVDVEYILSVATLMAQRGRPHFAVARGYLVADVTKFGFRDLDFGWGKPVYAGPAKGGVLAIPGVASFFIAARNAMGEEGIAVPVCMPGPTMDKFVNEMGKLMRPALADTFSKM; encoded by the exons ATGGCCAACTCGTCAGCGTTGGAATTCACCGTGAGGAGGAAGCTTGCCGTGCTGGTGCCGCCCGCGGCCCCTACGCCGCGGGAGCTGAAGAGGCTCTCCGACATCGACGACCAGGACGGGCTCCGCTACCAGGTCCCCATCATCCACTtcttccggcagcacgacggcagGGATGACGACCCTGCGCCTGTACTACGCGGCGCCATAGCAGCGATGCTCGTGCACTACTACCCGTTCGCGGGGCGGCTGAGGGAGCTCGAGGGCCGCAAGCTCGCCGTCGACTGCACAGGTGAGGGCGTGCTGTTCGTCGAGGCTGACGCCGACGTCCGCCTCGACCTGTTTGATGCGGCCTTGGGGCCACCCTTCCCGTGCCTCGACGAGCTCCTATTCGACGTCCCCGGCCCCTCCGGTATCCTCGACTGTCCGCTCCTCCTTTTTCAG GTGACACGGCTCGCTTGCGGAGGCTTCATCATGGCTGTGAGGATACAGCACACGATGGCAGATGGGGCGGGGATACTGCAACTCATGGGTGCTATCGCGGAGCTGGCTCGGGGTGCCCCGGCGCCAACAGTGCAGCCGGTGTGGGGGCGCGAGCTGCTGCAGGCGCCGCTGCTGAACGATGATGTACTACTCTCATCGCGCTTTGTGCACCGTGAGTAcgatgatgtgatggacatgaatGGCGGCATTGTGCCCTTTGAATTCATGGTGCACCGCTCCTTCTTCATTGGGTGGCGGGAGATCTCCGCCATCCGATCCCACCTCCCGTCGGCTCTCAGTCGCGAAGCTACCAACTTCGAGGTCATCACGGGGTGCCTATGGAGGTGCCGTACAGCAGCTCTGGCCCCATGTGCCGATGAAGAAATGAGGATGATCTGTATCGTCAACATCCGTTTCAAAAGCAACACTATCATCCCTGTCAGCTACTATGGCAACGCCTTCGCTTCCCCGGTCGCCATCTCCACTGCCGGTAACTTGCTCGCCAACCCTCTAAGCTACGCCGTGGAGCTGGTGATGAAGGCGAAGCGGGAGGTGGATGTGGAGTACATCCTCTCCGTGGCAACGCTCATGGCACAACGCGGACGGCCACACTTTGCTGTGGCGCGCGGCTACCTCGTGGCGGACGTGACCAAGTTTGGATTCCGCGACCTTGACTTCGGCTGGGGCAAGCCGGTGTATGCCGGTCCGGCGAAGGGTGGAGTCCTCGCCATACCAGGCGTCGCCAGCTTCTTCATTGCCGCAAGGAACGCCATGGGCGAGGAGGGTATCGCAGTCCCCGTGTGCATGCCCGGCCCCACCATGGACAAGTTCGTTAACGAGATGGGCAAGCTCATGCGCCCGGCATTGGCTGACACGTTTTCCAAGATGTGA